TGCTGCCCGTCGACCCGCGCGACGTGCTGCGCGGCGATTTCATCGCGCTGCGCTTCGCGATCTCCACCCTCAGCGAGACGCAGTTCGTCGGGCGCCCGCCCGAGTGGCGCGACATCGGCCATCCCGTGTACGTGGCGCTCGTGGAAAAGAACGGGTCGTACGTGGCGGCGGCGGCGAGCCTGGACCGCGCGGCCTTGCCGTCCAGCGTCGGCCGCTTCATCGTGGGACGGGTGATGTATGCGCCGCAGTTGGGGCGCGTGTCGCCCCGCCCCCTGGGCATCGAGTATGGAATCGAGCGCTACTACGTCCCGGAGGGGAAGGGGAATCCCCCTCCGGGTCGGCGGGAAGCGGAGGTGGCGATCACCGACGACGGCCGCGCCTTCCTCGAGCGGCTCTTCGTCGACGGCAAGCCCTATCCGTGACGACTCGGGCGCGACCCTGGACGAGTCGCGCCCCTACGAGAGATAGGAGCGGAGCATCCAGGCCATCTTCTCGTGCTTCTCCATGAGGCCCGTCAAGAAGTCGCTGGTGCCGGCATCGCCGTACTTGTCTTGCGCGGTCTGAAGATCGGCCCGGAGCTCGCGGATCAGGTTCTCGTGGTCGGCGAGCAGGTTGGCCAGCATCTGCTTGGCGTCGGGCGTTTTCTTGGGGTCTTCCTTCAGCCGCGTGCGCTGGCTGAACTCGGCCAGCGTGCCGAGGGCGCGGCCGCCGAGACTCCGGGCGCGCTCCGCAACCTCGTCGATGAATTCGTCGAGCGCCTCGTACTGGGCCTCGAAGAACTTGTGGAGGTCGTTGAACTGCATCCCCTCCACGTTCCAGTGGTAGTTACGCGTCTTGGTGTAGAGCACGTATTCATCCGCAAGCACGGTTGAGAGGAGCTCCACCACGCCCTTGCGCATGTCGTCGGCGATTCCGATCTTGGGCTTCATGCGTGTCCCTCCCTTACCCCTTTAGTTGCGTGCCGGCGCCTCGCGGTTGCGACGATATACTACGACGCCGGCGGAGGGGGCCCGGGCGTCACGCCGGGCCCGCGGAGAGGCGCCGGGGCCCCCGGAACGCGGGCATCGAGCGCGGCGGCGGTACCCTCCGGCATCCTGATCTCGAGCCGCGGAACCGGAGCCTCGATCCCCGCCTCCTTGAAGGCGGCGAGCACCTCCAGACCCAGCGAGTTGCGGAGCGCGATCGAGTCCTCGATACGCGGCGTCCACGCCCACACGTCGAACAGGAGGCCGTTGTCGCCGGTGCCGTTGAAGAACACCAGCGGCGCGGGATCCCGCAGTACGCCCGAATGATTGGCGCAGACGTCCTTGAGGAGGTTCAGCACGCGCTGGGGATCCGTCCCGAAGGGGACGCGGAGTCGGAGATCGACGCGTCGGGTGCGGTCGGACAGGGTCCAGTTGATCACCCGCTCGGTGGCGAGCGTGCCGTTCGGCACGATGACGTCGCCGCCCTCGCCGGTGCGGACCATGCTCGCGCGGATACCGATGGAGCGGACCTCGCCGCTGAGGTCGCCCACCTGGATGACGTCGCCGACCTGGATGGAGCGCTCCACGAGGAGGATGAGGCCGGAGACGAAGTTATTCACCACCGCCTGGAGGCCGAAGCCGATGCCGACGCCGAACGCGCTCACGAGGATCGTCACGCGGGTGAGGTCCATGCCCATGGCGGCGATGGCGAGGATCAGGCCGAGGAGCAGGATGCTGTAGTGAAGCAACGTCGACACCATGTTCGGCACGCCGCGGGCCAGGGGGAGGCGGGGAAACACGTCCTCTTCGAGCACGAACCGGATCAGGCGTGACACGAGGAAGGAGAGCCACACCGTGAGGGCGAAGGCGGTGATGTCGCCCACGGAGAGGTTGAGGTTGCCGCGGGTGAGGGTCAGGCCGAACAGGGCCACCGTCAGGGCCTTGGCCTTCCAGATGAGCCCGAGATTGCCGAGGACGAGGAGCACCCACCCCGCCACGGACAGCCACCAGAGAATGTGCCCGAGACGCCGCTCGATCAGGAGCCGGTTCTGCTGCACGAGGCGTAGATAGGTGAGCGGCCCCACGCGGAGCGCATAGGTGAGCAGCGCCTGCGTCACCCGGAACAGCGCCTGGAGCAGCATCGCGTAGTACCCGACGGACAGGGCGCCGGACCCGAGCAGCCGTCCCAGCCGTGTGTAGCCGATGGCGCCGAGGAGGAAGCCGCATGCCATGGCGGCGAGCATGAGCATGGCCACGGCGCGCGCCAGATGCAGAGGCGACTCGTCCGGCTGGCGACGGTAGGAGAAGAGGAGCGCCACGATCAGCGTGATGGCCACGAGCATCTCGGCCAGGAAGAGGAGCTGGTTGAAGAGGGGTACCACCTCGGCGACGTCGTCGAGGCGCTCGATCACGAAGAAGACAGTGAGGGCGACGAAGCTCGGCTGCAGCGACCGCGGGGCGAGCACGGTGTAGACGCGAAGCACCGGGAAGACGCCGATGAGGAAGAGCAGGGTGCGCACGGGGCGCGGCAGGACGCCATAAAACCACGGGGACAGGAACAGCGCGAGGAGGAGGGCCATCGCGAACGGATACCGGAAGAGCCGCGAGGCCTCCGTCAGGCGCGGATCGGCATCCACCTTGGCGGGGACCCTTCTCCGCACCAGGTGGAAGCCCACCGAGAGCGTGATCCAGAGGAGCGCGTGGAGGATGATCTGGGCCCCGTGCGACTGGCCGAAGCGCCGCAGGGTCGCACTGTCCTCATCCAGCCACTGATGCACTCGGGCCGGGACTTCACGGAGCGCGTCGAGGTTCCGCACCGCCTGCCAGATCGGGGGGCGGTCCCGGGAGAGCAGCTGGCGCTCGGACGCTTCTCGTGCCGCCGAGATCCGCGCGAGCAGGTTCTCCACGCCCTCCGTCTCCTGCGAGACCCGGTCCTGCAGCAGCAGCACGTGCGCGCGCCGGGTCTTCAGAGTCGCTTCTGCGCCGCTGAGCGAGTTGAGCGTGGCTTCCACCCGCCCGACCACCGCGGTGGGGGCGCCCGTACGCCGTGCTTCGGTCCGCGTCGCCTGCCAGGCCGCGCGCTGCGCGCCGAGCTCGGCGAGATTGCTTTCCACCTGCGTGGCGTGACGGCTCAGCGTGGCCGCCCAGCCGTTGAGGAGGGCCCGCGCCGCGAGGAGCGGGCTCACGAAGTTGTCGAGCATCCCGGAGGACGGCGTGGCCGCGAGCGCCTTGAGCGTGGGATCGACGCGGCTGCGCGCGTCCTCGGCGACCGCGGGAAGGCGGCGCTCGATGGCCTCGATCTCCGCGCGCTGAGCGGGAGTCTCCTCCAGGCCGCGCAGCCGCGCCGACACCTCCTCCGAGCGGCGGACGATGTCCGGGGCGGGGATGGCCTGGGGCGCCGTGGGGGCCGCGGATGTCGCGGGGGCGGGCGCCGCCGCGGGGGTGGTCGTCGACGGCGTCGGGGCGGCGGGCGGCGTGGGCGGGGTGGGCGCCTGCGCGCGCGCGGCGCCGCATGGAAGCACGGCCGCGAGCACGAGGACGAGAATCAGCGGGACGCGCATGACCGTCAGGGCTGGCTCCGGCGCGTCATGGGCCGATCATACCGCCCGCTTCGGGTGCGCGGGAGCGGCAGATGCGTGCCCGCGGGTTCTCTAGAGCCGGGCCGCCACCACGGGGGGGATGCGGTTGCGCCATGGCGCCGCCGCCTCGAAGGCGGCCGCGGCCCGCAGCACGGCGGCCTCCGCCCGCCGCCGGCCCACGATCTGCAGTCCGACTGGCAGGCCGGCGGCGGTGAACCCGCATGGGACGGAGATCACGGGCAGCCCGGTCACCGTGATGCCATAGGTGAGGAAGAACCACTGCGTGTAGTTGTCGAGCGGCTTGCCGTTGATCTCGGTCGGCCAGGGCTGCTCCACCGGGAAGGGCGGCACCGCGACGGTGGGGAGGATCAGCAGGTCGCGCGTCTCCATGAACTCGCGCACGCGATGCCACAGCGCGGTCCGCGCCGTCTGGGCGTACGCGATGGCCCGCGGCGTCAGCGCCAGCCCCTGCTCGATGTTCCACAGGAGCCCCTTCTGCAGCTTGTCGCGCCACTGGGGGAGCTTGTCGGCGTGGCGCGCGACCATCGAGACGCCGCGCGTGCCAAGCACGATGTCGTTGAGCTCGGAGAAGTCGGGGCTGCCGTTCTCGACGCGCGCGCCGAGGCTCCGGAACACGCGCGTGGCGCCGTGGGCGATTCGCGCGATCTCGGCGTCGACCGGGATCAGGCCGTTCAGATCGGGAGTCCACGCGATGCGCAGGCCTTTGACGGAGGGGGACTTGAGCGCGCGCAGGAATTCGCGGGTGTCCACCGCGTAGGACAGCGGCGCGCGGTCATCCGGGCCCGCCATGGTGGAGAGCATGAGGGCGACGTCGCCCACCGTGCGCGCCATGGGGCCGGTGACCGACAGCGAGTCCCAGGCGAGCGTGGTCGGGTACTCGGGGATGAGGCCGGGCGTGGTGCGGAAGCCCACCACCCCGCAGAAGGCCGCGGGCGTGCGCAGCGAGCCGCCGAGGTCGGAGCCCTGTGCGATGGGACCCATGCCCGTGGCGAGCGCGACGGCGGCGCCTCCGCTCGAGCCGCCGCACGTGAGGGCGGGATCCCAGGGATTCCGCGTCGCGCCGAACACCGCGTTGAACGTGTTGCCGCCCGCGCCGAACTCCGGTGTGTTGGTCTTCGCAAACACGATGGCTCCCGCCGCCTTGAGGCGCTCGACGACCAGCGAGTCCTCCTTCGGCACGTCGTGCTCGTGCACCTTCGAGCCCCATGTGGTGCGGATACCCTTGGTGGGCGTGAGGTCCTTGATGGAGACGGGGACGCCGAACAGCGGAGGCAGCGCGCGACCGCGCTTGAGGCCGGCGGTCGCGCGCTTCGCCTCGGCGAGCGCGGATTCGCGCGCCACCGTGACGCAGGCGTTCACCGCAGCATTCACCGAATCCAGGCGCGCCAGCACCGCCTGCATGACCTCGAGGGGCGAGCAGGCACGCCTCTTGTAGAGGCGGACGAGGTCGGCGGCGGGGGTGTAGCAGAGATCGCGTGTGCTCAAGGGGTCGCTCCGGTCAAGAAGGCACGGGAAAGCCGCCGGCCCGCGCGGCCTACAGCACCTTTCGTGGATCGAGGGCGTCCCGGAGGCCGTCCCCGATGTAGTTGATCGACAGCACGGTGAGGAAGATCGCGGTGCCCGGGAAGAGCGCCCAGTGCGGCGCGAAGTCGAGATTGTCCTTGGCGTCGAAGAGGATGCGGCCCCAGGTGGGGATGTCGGGCGGGAAGCCGAGCCCGAGGAAGGACAGGGACGACTCCGCGATGATGGCGGCAGCCACGTCGAGGGTACCGGCCACGATCACCGGGCCCACCGAGTTCGGCAGGATGTGGCGGAGCATCTGGCGCAGGGGCGCCGCGCCCAGGCCCCGTGCCGCCTCCACGAACTCTTTCTCGCGGAGGGACAGGAACTGTGCGCGTACCAGCCGCGCCACCGGCATCCACCGGAGGCCGCCGATCACCGCGACGATGAGCACGAACACGCCGATCTCGGGGCTCAGTGCCTTCTTGAGCGTGTCGCGGAAGAGATACACGATGAGGAGCAGGAGCGGCAGGCCGGGCAGGCACAGGAAGAGGTCGGTGATGCGCATGAGGGTGTGGTCCACCGTGCCGCCGGTGAAGCCCGCGGTTGCGCCCACCGTGGTGCCCGCGATGATGGAGATGAGCATGGCGGAGAGGCCCACGGCGAGCGAGATGCGCCCCCCGTAGAGCATGCGGGCGAGCAGGTCCTGGCCGAGGTCGTCGGTGCCGAAGGGATGAGCCCAGGACGGCCCCTTGAGCTTGGCCTTAAAGTCGATCTCGTCGATGGGCACGCGATAGACGAGCGGTCCCACCATCACCGCGCCCACCATCGCGAGCAGGATCATCGCGCCGACCAGGGCGAGGCGATGGCGCCGGAAGCGCCGCCAGGCCTCAGCGGTGAGCGAGGTCGCGGGGCGGCGGATGGGGGCGGCGGGCGCCCCCGTCAGCGCGCCCGCCGGGCTACCGGTACGAGATGCGGGGATCGAGCCAGCCATACAGGAGATCCGCGATCAGGCTGAAGATCACCACCAGCGCCGAGAAGACGAAGGTGATGGCCATGACCACCGGGGTGTCGTTGGCGAGAATCGAGCTGATGAGCAGCGAGCCGATGCCGGGCACGCGGAAGATCTGCTCGGTGATGAGGGCGCCGGCGAAGATGGTGGGGATCTGGAGGGATATCAGGGTCACCACCGGGATCAGCGCATTGCGGACGACGTGCTTCACGATGGTGACACGCTCGGCCAGGCCTTTGGCGCGCGCGGTACGCACGTAGTCGAGCTGCACCACGTCGAGCACGGCGGAGCGCATGAAGCGCGTCATCGAGGCGGCCTGGGCCAGACCCAATACGGACACCGGCATGATCGACTGCCGGATGTGCTCCCACCACCAGCGCCAGCCCGTCGCGGTGATGTCGGCCCGGTAGATGAAGGGCAGCCAGTCGAGATAGATGCTGAAGAGGAGGATGAAGAGCAGGCCGGTGAAGAATGTGGGGAGCGAGAAGCCAATGAACGCGCAGGTGGTGGCGATCTGGTCGAATAGGGAATACGGGCGCGTGGCCGAGTAGACACCGATGGGGATCGCAATGAGGAGGCCCAGGAGCTGCGCAGCACCGATGACCACGATGGTGGTGGGGAGGCGCTGCATGATGAGGGTGGCCACGTTGACCCGGCTTACGAACGAGAACCCCCAGTCACCCCTGAGCATGGCGGTGAACCAGCGGACGTAGCGCACGGCGACGGGGTCGTCGAGGCCGAACTGCGCCCGGAGGTTCGCGCGCACCTCGGGCGGCACGTTGGGATTGGTCGCGAGCTCCTCGAAGGGGTCGCCGGGGGCCAGCGCCAGGATCGTGAACAGCACGAGGCTGATCCCGGCGAGCACCGGGACCAGGATCAACAGGCGCCGGATGAAGTACTTGGACATCGATACCGCGGGAAGCGGGCCCGGCCCCCAGAGGCCGGGCCCGCTCGCACGCCCGCTCTAGGCCTCGCGGTACCAGTTGTGCAGCGCCCAGAAGTCGGAATCCCAGCCGCTCTGCTCCATGCGGAGCGTGTTGGCCACCGCGGCCACGCGGGGGCGGAACACGACGGGGATCACCACGACGTTATGGATGACCAGCTCGTTCATCTTGATGAAGAGGGCCGCCCGCTTAACGGGATCCAGCTCGGATTCGGCCGAGCGGAAGAGCTTGTCGTACTCCTCGCTCTTCCATCGGGTGATGTTGCGGCCCTGCCACTTGTTGTCCTTGGCCGCGACCTCCCACGACGTGAACTGGAGCATGAAGAGCTCCGGATCGGGCTGCGTCATGGTGGTCGTGAACATCTGGATGTCGGTGGAGAAGTGGGCGTAGGTGTCCGGGTTCGCCACGTCCGACGAGAAGAACACCGACGCGGTGACGGACTTGAGCTCCATCTCGATGCCGGCCTTGGCCGCGGCCTGCTTGACGATGGCCTGGTTCTTTTGCCGGGGCGCGTTGATCGAGGTCTGGTAGAGCATCTTCAGCCGCTTGCCGTCCTTGGCCCGGATGCCGTCGCTGCCCTTCTTCCAGCCCGCCGCCTCCAGGATCTGGCTGGCCTTCTCCACGTTGAACTCGAACTTCGTGGCCTTGGAGGCGTAGCGCGACGGCTGGTTGAGGAAGTTGGCGGTGGCGATGCCGGTGCGCCCGTAGATCTGCTCCTGCACGGAGGCGCGGTCGACGAGGAGGTTGAGGGCCTGGCGCACCGCGGGATCGGTGAGGAACGGGTGGGGCGCCTTGAGGCTGGAGCGCTCCCCGTCGACCTCCTTGTAGGGATCGGTGAAGTTGATCTGGATGTGCTCGATGTTGCCGCCAGAGACGATGTCGGCCCTGCCCTTTCCCCCCTGCTCCAGGCGCTTGAGGATCTCGTCCTCGACCTGCATGTTCCACGCGTAGTCGAACTCGCCGGTCTGGATGACCGCGCGCGCCGCCGACACCGCGTCGCCGCCGCCCTTCATCTCGATGGTGTCGAAGAAGGGCCGGTTCGGCATGTGATAGCCCGAGAAGAGCTCGCCACGCACCATGTCCCCGGGCTTGAAGTCGACGTACTTGTAGGGGCCGGTGCCGATGGGCTTGAGGTTGGCCGGTGCCTCGCGCGACTTGTCGCCCTTGTACGACTCAAAGGCGTGCTTGGGGAGCACCATCCCGCCCACACCCACGAAGGCGTCGGCCCAGAACGGAGTGGGCTTCTTGAAGGTGATCTTGATGGTGTGACTGTCAACCTTCTCGACCTTGAGGTCCTTGTACGTGTTGATGTTCCGCGAGGCGGTGGCAGGGTCGGCCACCCACTCGGCGGTGAACACGCAGTCGTCCGCGGTGAAGGGCTTGCCGTCGTGCCAGACCACGCCCTTCTTGAGCTTCCACGTCACGGAGCGGCCATCCTTGGACACGCCGCCGTTCTGCACCGTGGGGATTTCGGCGGCGAGGTTGGGCGACAGGTTCCCGTCCGGATCCCAGGACGCCAGCGGCTCGTAGAAGATGCGCGAGCCGTCCTGATCCTTGGTGCCGGTGGCGAAGTGGGGGTTCAGCAGCGTGGCCCCCTGCCACCAGAGAGTCTTCAGCTGGCCGCCCCCGCCGCGCTTGGTCGGCTTGTAGGGTGCCGCCTTCGTCTGGGCCTGGGCCACGCCCGCGGACGCGAGCAGCTGACCGGCCATGGGCGCGGTGAGCCCGAGGCCCACCATCATCTGCACGAAGCTGCGGCGGCTCAGGTGGCCTGCCTTGACCTGGCCGATCAGCTGTCGAAGATCACGCTCTTCCATTAAAGGTCCTCCTGGGTGGGTCGGCGGTGACCGCCCGGCGCGAGCTCGGACGGCTCCATCCTTATAAGCTGCACGAGGGAAACTGTCAAGGGCGGCGAGGGGTTCCGCCGCCCTTGCCCGTCGATTGCGCCGTAAGCCTACGCTTCCTTGTACCAGTAGGGCAGGCGCCAGAGCGTCCCGTCCCAGCCGGTGAGGTCCATGCCGCGGAGCTTGGCGCTCGAGCCGGACACCCCGTTGCGCCAGAGCACGGTCATGACCGCCACGTTCTGAATGACGAGGTCGTTCATGCGGATGAAGAGGGCCGCGCGCTTGACGGGGTCGACCTCGCCCTCCGCGGCGCGGTAGGCCCGGTCGTACTCTTCGTTGCGGAAGCGCGTGATGTTGCGGCCCTGCCAGCTGTTGGCCTTCTGCGACACCTCCCACGAGCAGAACTGGAGCATGAAGGGCGCGGGGTCGGGCGCGCTCATGGTGGTGTTGTACATCTGCAGATCCGAGTAGAAGTGCGGGTAGGTGTCGGGGTTCGCGGGATCGGAGGAGAAGAACACCGAGGCCACCACCGACTTCAGCTCGATCTCGATGCCGGCCTTGGCCGCGGCCTGCTTCACGATCGCCTGGGTCTTCTGCCGCGGGGCGTTGATCGAGGTCTGGTAGAGGAACTTCAGACGCTTGCCGTCCTTCGCGCGGATGCCGTCGGCCCCGCGCTTCCAGCCCGCCGCGTCCAAGATCTGATTGGCCTTCTCGACGTTGAACTCCCAGCGGTTGTTCTTGGAGTTGAAGCGGGAGGGGGCGTTGAGGAAGTTCGCGGTGGTCTGGCCGCCGCGCCCGTAGATCTGCTCGTGCACCGCCGAGCGGTCGATGAGGAAGGTGAGCGCCTGGCGGACGGCGGGGTCGGACAGCGTGGGATGCGCGGTCTTGATGCTGGAGCGCTCGCCGTCTACTTCGGTCCACGGGTCCGTGGTGTTGCACTGGATGTGCTCGGGATTCCCGGTGGGCCAGATGTTCACGCGGCCCTTGCCGCCCTGCTCCAGCCGCTTGAGGATGTCGTCCTCGACCTGGAGATTCCACGCATAGTCGAACT
The window above is part of the Candidatus Methylomirabilota bacterium genome. Proteins encoded here:
- a CDS encoding GDYXXLXY domain-containing protein; the encoded protein is MMRRWLFVALVLLHALVLLGWGATLERARARATHVRLEVLPVDPRDVLRGDFIALRFAISTLSETQFVGRPPEWRDIGHPVYVALVEKNGSYVAAAASLDRAALPSSVGRFIVGRVMYAPQLGRVSPRPLGIEYGIERYYVPEGKGNPPPGRREAEVAITDDGRAFLERLFVDGKPYP
- a CDS encoding DNA starvation/stationary phase protection protein, giving the protein MKPKIGIADDMRKGVVELLSTVLADEYVLYTKTRNYHWNVEGMQFNDLHKFFEAQYEALDEFIDEVAERARSLGGRALGTLAEFSQRTRLKEDPKKTPDAKQMLANLLADHENLIRELRADLQTAQDKYGDAGTSDFLTGLMEKHEKMAWMLRSYLS
- a CDS encoding mechanosensitive ion channel domain-containing protein produces the protein MRVPLILVLVLAAVLPCGAARAQAPTPPTPPAAPTPSTTTPAAAPAPATSAAPTAPQAIPAPDIVRRSEEVSARLRGLEETPAQRAEIEAIERRLPAVAEDARSRVDPTLKALAATPSSGMLDNFVSPLLAARALLNGWAATLSRHATQVESNLAELGAQRAAWQATRTEARRTGAPTAVVGRVEATLNSLSGAEATLKTRRAHVLLLQDRVSQETEGVENLLARISAAREASERQLLSRDRPPIWQAVRNLDALREVPARVHQWLDEDSATLRRFGQSHGAQIILHALLWITLSVGFHLVRRRVPAKVDADPRLTEASRLFRYPFAMALLLALFLSPWFYGVLPRPVRTLLFLIGVFPVLRVYTVLAPRSLQPSFVALTVFFVIERLDDVAEVVPLFNQLLFLAEMLVAITLIVALLFSYRRQPDESPLHLARAVAMLMLAAMACGFLLGAIGYTRLGRLLGSGALSVGYYAMLLQALFRVTQALLTYALRVGPLTYLRLVQQNRLLIERRLGHILWWLSVAGWVLLVLGNLGLIWKAKALTVALFGLTLTRGNLNLSVGDITAFALTVWLSFLVSRLIRFVLEEDVFPRLPLARGVPNMVSTLLHYSILLLGLILAIAAMGMDLTRVTILVSAFGVGIGFGLQAVVNNFVSGLILLVERSIQVGDVIQVGDLSGEVRSIGIRASMVRTGEGGDVIVPNGTLATERVINWTLSDRTRRVDLRLRVPFGTDPQRVLNLLKDVCANHSGVLRDPAPLVFFNGTGDNGLLFDVWAWTPRIEDSIALRNSLGLEVLAAFKEAGIEAPVPRLEIRMPEGTAAALDARVPGAPAPLRGPGVTPGPPPPAS
- a CDS encoding amidase codes for the protein MSTRDLCYTPAADLVRLYKRRACSPLEVMQAVLARLDSVNAAVNACVTVARESALAEAKRATAGLKRGRALPPLFGVPVSIKDLTPTKGIRTTWGSKVHEHDVPKEDSLVVERLKAAGAIVFAKTNTPEFGAGGNTFNAVFGATRNPWDPALTCGGSSGGAAVALATGMGPIAQGSDLGGSLRTPAAFCGVVGFRTTPGLIPEYPTTLAWDSLSVTGPMARTVGDVALMLSTMAGPDDRAPLSYAVDTREFLRALKSPSVKGLRIAWTPDLNGLIPVDAEIARIAHGATRVFRSLGARVENGSPDFSELNDIVLGTRGVSMVARHADKLPQWRDKLQKGLLWNIEQGLALTPRAIAYAQTARTALWHRVREFMETRDLLILPTVAVPPFPVEQPWPTEINGKPLDNYTQWFFLTYGITVTGLPVISVPCGFTAAGLPVGLQIVGRRRAEAAVLRAAAAFEAAAPWRNRIPPVVAARL
- a CDS encoding ABC transporter permease, with translation MAGSIPASRTGSPAGALTGAPAAPIRRPATSLTAEAWRRFRRHRLALVGAMILLAMVGAVMVGPLVYRVPIDEIDFKAKLKGPSWAHPFGTDDLGQDLLARMLYGGRISLAVGLSAMLISIIAGTTVGATAGFTGGTVDHTLMRITDLFLCLPGLPLLLLIVYLFRDTLKKALSPEIGVFVLIVAVIGGLRWMPVARLVRAQFLSLREKEFVEAARGLGAAPLRQMLRHILPNSVGPVIVAGTLDVAAAIIAESSLSFLGLGFPPDIPTWGRILFDAKDNLDFAPHWALFPGTAIFLTVLSINYIGDGLRDALDPRKVL
- a CDS encoding ABC transporter permease; the protein is MSKYFIRRLLILVPVLAGISLVLFTILALAPGDPFEELATNPNVPPEVRANLRAQFGLDDPVAVRYVRWFTAMLRGDWGFSFVSRVNVATLIMQRLPTTIVVIGAAQLLGLLIAIPIGVYSATRPYSLFDQIATTCAFIGFSLPTFFTGLLFILLFSIYLDWLPFIYRADITATGWRWWWEHIRQSIMPVSVLGLAQAASMTRFMRSAVLDVVQLDYVRTARAKGLAERVTIVKHVVRNALIPVVTLISLQIPTIFAGALITEQIFRVPGIGSLLISSILANDTPVVMAITFVFSALVVIFSLIADLLYGWLDPRISYR
- a CDS encoding peptide ABC transporter substrate-binding protein, whose product is MEERDLRQLIGQVKAGHLSRRSFVQMMVGLGLTAPMAGQLLASAGVAQAQTKAAPYKPTKRGGGGQLKTLWWQGATLLNPHFATGTKDQDGSRIFYEPLASWDPDGNLSPNLAAEIPTVQNGGVSKDGRSVTWKLKKGVVWHDGKPFTADDCVFTAEWVADPATASRNINTYKDLKVEKVDSHTIKITFKKPTPFWADAFVGVGGMVLPKHAFESYKGDKSREAPANLKPIGTGPYKYVDFKPGDMVRGELFSGYHMPNRPFFDTIEMKGGGDAVSAARAVIQTGEFDYAWNMQVEDEILKRLEQGGKGRADIVSGGNIEHIQINFTDPYKEVDGERSSLKAPHPFLTDPAVRQALNLLVDRASVQEQIYGRTGIATANFLNQPSRYASKATKFEFNVEKASQILEAAGWKKGSDGIRAKDGKRLKMLYQTSINAPRQKNQAIVKQAAAKAGIEMELKSVTASVFFSSDVANPDTYAHFSTDIQMFTTTMTQPDPELFMLQFTSWEVAAKDNKWQGRNITRWKSEEYDKLFRSAESELDPVKRAALFIKMNELVIHNVVVIPVVFRPRVAAVANTLRMEQSGWDSDFWALHNWYREA
- a CDS encoding peptide ABC transporter substrate-binding protein; translation: MDEHALRALIADVKAGRLSRRAFVQTMVGLGLTAPLAVQMLAAGGVPRAHAQGTSFVPTKRGGGGALKMLWWQAPTLLNPHFATGTKDQDASRIFYEPLAGFDPDGNVVPVLAAELPTVSNGGLAKDLTSVTWRLKKGVQWHDGKPFTADDVVFNYEFVIDPANKTVTTGSYTEISKIDKVDSHTVKITFKKPQPFWSDSFCGVRGMIIPKHVFEPFRGAKAQEAPANLKPVGTGPYRIVDFRPGDVVRADINPAYHVPNRPFFDHVEMKGGGDAASAARAVLQTGEFDYAWNLQVEDDILKRLEQGGKGRVNIWPTGNPEHIQCNTTDPWTEVDGERSSIKTAHPTLSDPAVRQALTFLIDRSAVHEQIYGRGGQTTANFLNAPSRFNSKNNRWEFNVEKANQILDAAGWKRGADGIRAKDGKRLKFLYQTSINAPRQKTQAIVKQAAAKAGIEIELKSVVASVFFSSDPANPDTYPHFYSDLQMYNTTMSAPDPAPFMLQFCSWEVSQKANSWQGRNITRFRNEEYDRAYRAAEGEVDPVKRAALFIRMNDLVIQNVAVMTVLWRNGVSGSSAKLRGMDLTGWDGTLWRLPYWYKEA